The Thermoanaerobaculia bacterium genome contains the following window.
GGACGGGACGCGCGCGATCTCGTCGGCGGGGATGAACCGCTCGAGCACCTGTCGGGACGCGATCTTGCCGAACCCGACGGCGGCGTAGAGGTCCTCGATCTTCGACATCCCGAGCTCGGGGAGGAGATCGGCGAACCCTCCTTCCGCCTCGAGCTTCCGGACGGAGCGCTTGAATCGCTTGAACTCGCGATCGAGGAGCTTCCGGCCGATCTCGATCGACCTCTCTTTTTCCTGCGCATGGATGAAGTGGCGGATCTTGTTGCGCGCGCGCGAAGTGACGGCGAAGGAAAGCCAGTCGCGGGAGGGCTTCCCCGCCGGCGACGTCAGGATCTCGACCCAGTCGCCGTTGCCGAGCGGCGTCTTCAGCGGCACGAGCCGGCCGTTCACGCGCGCTCCGACGCAGCGGGCTCCGACGTCGGAATGGATCCGGTACGCGAAGTCGACCGGCGTCGCGCCGCGCGGGAACGCGAAGACCTTTCCCTTGGGCGAAAACGTGTAGACCTCGTCGGGATAGAGATCGACCTTCAGCGAGTTCAGGAACTGCCGGGGATCCGAGACCTCGGTCTTCAGGTCCGCGAGCCGGCGGAGCCAGTCGAAGCGCGCGTCTTCCGGCGAGGCGTCGAGCCGTCCCTCCTTGTATCGCCAGTGCGCGGCGATGCCCCGCTCGGCGACGACGTCCATCTCGAACGTGCGAACCTGCACCTCGAACGGCGTGCCGCGCTCCCCCATCACCGTCGTGTGAAGCGACTGGTAGAAGTTCGGCTTCGGCATCGCGACGTAGTCCTTGAAGCGCCCGGGGACGGGCCGCCAGACCTGGTGGATCAGTCCGAGGATCGCGTAGCAGTCCTTCACCTCGCGGCAGACGATGCGGAACGCGAGGATGTCGTAGAGCTGCGCGATCTCGAGGCCCTGGCGCTTCATCTTCGCGTGGATCGAATAGAGCCGCTTGACGCGCCCGCGGACCTGGCTCTCGATTCCCGCCTGCGAGAGCGCCGTCTCGATCCGCCGCTGGATCTCCTCGACGAGGCCGCGCGTGTTCTTCAGCCGCGACTCGACGTCGCGGGAGAGCTGATCGTACGCGGCGGGCTCCAGGTACCGGAACGCGAGGTCCTCGAGAGGCCCCTTGATGGCTCCGATGCCGAG
Protein-coding sequences here:
- a CDS encoding bifunctional (p)ppGpp synthetase/guanosine-3',5'-bis(diphosphate) 3'-pyrophosphohydrolase produces the protein MIRFEEILEKVQAYNPASDETLLRKAYVFSAKEHHGQTRRSGEPYLIHPMNVAGILADIRADDVTIVVGLLHDILEDTGVTKEDLARHFGAEVAELVDGVTKIGKFTFHSREQEQAETFLKMILGMASDLRVILVKLADRLHNMRTLEFLPEDKRVEIARETLEIYAPIANRLGIGAIKGPLEDLAFRYLEPAAYDQLSRDVESRLKNTRGLVEEIQRRIETALSQAGIESQVRGRVKRLYSIHAKMKRQGLEIAQLYDILAFRIVCREVKDCYAILGLIHQVWRPVPGRFKDYVAMPKPNFYQSLHTTVMGERGTPFEVQVRTFEMDVVAERGIAAHWRYKEGRLDASPEDARFDWLRRLADLKTEVSDPRQFLNSLKVDLYPDEVYTFSPKGKVFAFPRGATPVDFAYRIHSDVGARCVGARVNGRLVPLKTPLGNGDWVEILTSPAGKPSRDWLSFAVTSRARNKIRHFIHAQEKERSIEIGRKLLDREFKRFKRSVRKLEAEGGFADLLPELGMSKIEDLYAAVGFGKIASRQVLERFIPADEIARVPSSEGGSAIGRAARKILPFGAPAVEVVGYDDLLATLARCCSPLPGEPIVGYVTRGRGVSVHSTTCPNVVNLMYDPERQIAVTWSGKRPETKFPAELRLATEDRSGLLADVTQTIANEKINIRRIEAKAAEDGTGEIVVVLEISGVKQLEKVSKRLRAIAGVREVRRHAPIISAVPAS